Sequence from the Miscanthus floridulus cultivar M001 chromosome 16, ASM1932011v1, whole genome shotgun sequence genome:
ATTGGGTTGGTGTTTGGAAGGGATTCAGTAAACTGACCTTGGCCAGCAAGCAGAAAAAGGACTGACGTCTTGGGGCGCGCTAGCGCGCGTACTCTTCTTCTGCGAGACTCCATCCAAATCCACCACTTACTCGTTGGTTGGTGTTCCATTCTGTTATCTTAGACTATGCTGCCTTCTTCAATTCCATTCTTCGTCTCCCTAGTCGAAGTCTTCTTGCTGGCCCAACCCAACATGCATTTTAGAGTGCCGTGCCAGGGCGATAGGCGCTCCGCAGTCACGCATGATCACCAGAGCCTTTCTTGGCTATGTAAATATAGGGCCGGAATAAGTGCAAGATCCTCAACAAAATGGATTAAGGTGGGCTTCGGATTattaagaattttttctatcttgtcTTTTTTTTCATTAAGTTCTTGTTTGAATCTGCCGCTATTATCACAATATCCCTCCTTTTAGGGATAAAGCTATCAATGGTGAATCGAGCATTCgctatcctttttttttttttagctttttttaatTTGAATGGAAGAAAAGTAATGAAACCTGCGATGGCTACTGAATAACCTCCTTCTATTTTATTAATTTGAAACCCTTTTACCTTTTTCTTCGTTCGCCAAATCTTCTTCAGTTCTATCCAAGCTCGGTTTTGTCTGAATCTTTGTGGAAGAAGAAGCGGTTCGCCAGCCGCTACATCCAGGGATCCCACAAAATCATTAAACCTGGCGGCTGCTCGCTCTTTGATCAGTGATTCACCGGCCACTAGATCGATGAAGAATCTCTCAAAAATCCGCTTTTTGATCAGTGATTCACCAGCCACTACATTCTTGGATCCCACCTTATTCTCAAACCTGGTGGCTCGCTTGATTGGCAGTCCTGTAAGCTCATCTTGCATACAAATTTTTGGGGTACCAAGGCCTGCATCCACCAAGAACATTTCTTCCCTTAAGCGTAAGCGTAAAACTGAAGATTGTAAGGCGTTTCCACTACATAATAAGAAACTCGAATTAGATCTTGGAAATGATCGACTCCAATAGATGCTCATCATAAGCTTTTTTTTCCTCCTATTCCTATTGATCAGAAGTATCCAGCAGCGCCACGCCAGAGTGACTTCCGAAGCGCTACGGACGGGACGAAATCCGGCAGCCAGTTGCTGGCTCTGAATACCAGCTGGACAAGTAGTTGATCTCGAATAGCCTAACAAGTTTTTTTGCCCTCGAAAAGGGAGCTACTATCCCTGCTGGATTTCCAGAAAACGGAATGTACCTATGGAACCCTATGAGAAAGCCTCTCTTCCCCGAAGAGAGTCTTCCTCTTCACTTTCTATACTTTACTTTCTTTACTTCAATAGCCTTACTAGATATACCATACATACATGACTGACTGGGCTTAGCAACTAGTTATGTCCCTATTGGCTCTCCTAGATCTAGTATGAAGCTAAGAAGGCCAAGGCAAGACGAATCGACCGAAAAAGAGGTCGCCTATTGGCAACACTGATCCTAGTACATTTGTAATGTTAAGCCTATAAGTATTCCACTACTACTCAAGTAACTAAACATACGCTAAACTAATGGATACATAGACTCTCCAAACTCTCATGAATAGCTCATCCCCTGCTTGGTAAGTAAGGCAAATAGCCTCGCGCGTAGAGTATAGTAAAATGTCTAACCGGCTGTAGATGATTTGACTGATACAACTATAGTGATTTTGCCTATACCATTAAAATATATAGTTTTTTTGTATAAAAGTAACCAGATTTCATAATAGACAAAGGAGACTTAACCAACATAAAAAGACTTCTCGAAGGGCAGCATTCTTGCCAAACCCCCCGTTGTGGATTGGGCACCACATCTTTATAAGTTTTTTACCGCCTTTCTAGCGACCTGCGGCCTCAACGCTCCGCGCCTTGtttcttttcttatttttatAGTACTAAATTGCTTTGTCCCGGGTCTTCAAAGTGCCCGGGCCTGCGAAAGCTGAATGAGGGTAGCAGACTGGACCGGCGATTTTTTTACCTCGGAAGGGCGCTGCTTTTGGCAAAGGCCAACCGAGGAGCTGGCCGGGGAGTGCACGTAGCCCCTTCTTGCAGTTCGcactgatttgttgcgagagaaaaatattatttcaactaaaaaaataaactaaaaaatacagattataagacaaacgaacatgACATAAACAAGTTAGCAAACAGAGAAATAACAGTCAGTAACCAGCAGAAACTGCCACATGACATAACAAGGCTGGCAAAGCCACGCGGATGCTGTGGACGTCGTGGGTTTTATTCACGGTTGAAGCTCTAGTTCATTTAGATTAAGGGACTAAGGTTTAACAGATGTTATATAGAGATGTCGTAGGaggtgttcgaatactaataaaaaacactatacagaatccgtcagtaattcgtcagacgaatttattaagtctaattaatctgtcattagcatatgttactgtagcacaacattgtcaaatcataaactaattaggcttaaaaaattcgtctcataaaatagtctcaatctgtgcatttagtttcattaatactctatacatatgtcaaatattcgatgagacagcgactaaagtttaggacaCGTAACCAAACACCAAATTATCTGggacagttttttttttcttacgATGGAAAGGACAATGTGGGTGGCCAACTCCACTTATTACATACCTACTGTACTAGTAGTGTGACACACACTGCACCCGTGCTTAAGTAAGCGACGCATCAATACAAGTTCCCAgcgcgaagagagagagagagagagagcagcagcagcatggaAGCAAACGTGCCGCAAGAAGGAGCACTGCCTCGCCAAGGCCTCGGCGTCGATCACGAGTCCCTGCAGCAGCCGCAGAGCGATAGGAGGAAGGGTGGATGGATCACCTTCCCTTTCCTCGGAGGTCTCTCTCGCAGTTGCTCTCCATTGAATCTAAATCGATCGATCCATGCATGCTTGTTACATGTGCGCATGTCATGGTTGCAGCGGCGATGATGGGTCTGGGTGTGGCGACGAGCGGCGTGTTGAGCAACCTAGTGGTCTACCTGATCAAGGAGTACAACGTGCCGAGCGTGGACGCAGCTCAGATCTCCAACATCGTCGCCGGCTGCCTCAGCTTGGCCCCTGTGGCCGGAGCCGTCGTCGCCGATGCCTTCTTCGGCTGCTACCCTATCGTCGCCATCTCCATGGCCTTCTCCGTCCTGGTCAGTGACTACTCAGTAGTGCCCATAACAGTCGTGTGTTTTCTCGATAGAATACACAACACAACAGGCTCCTCTACTTGCTGCTGACTAGACTAATGCGTGAGCGCGCATGCAGTCCTCGGTTGTCTTCACCCTCACGGCAAGCTTGCGCGGCCTCCGCCCAGCGCCGTGCCATCTCAGCGCCGGCCCCTGCGAGCCGGCATCGGCCGGGCAGATGGCTGCGCTGTACGCCGGCGTGTTCCTGATGTGCGTGAGCGCCGCAGGCTCGCGGTTCAACCAGGCGACCATGGGCGCCGACCAGTTCGACTCCGCCGCCGACCGGGACGTGCTCTTCAACTGGTTCTTCGTCTTCTTGTACGCCTCCTCCGTGCTCGCGTCGACGGTCATCGTCTACGTCCAGGACACGGTGTCGTGGACGCTGGGATTCGGCATCTCCGCTGCCGCCAGCGTCGTCGGCCTCGTGGCGTTGCTCCTCGGCACGCGGTACTACCGCCGGTCGGCCGTGCGGGGCAGCCCGTTCACGGGTCTCGCTCGggtggccgtcgccgccgccaggaAGTGGAAGGTCAACGTGCGGACGTCTGGGGAGCTGAAGTTTTACCACGGCCAACGACGGCGAGGTGACGGTGACGACAAAGCTGGTAATAGTGACACTGACCTTGCCCCAAGCGACAGCTTTAGGTAAGAAAAATTATGCTCTTAAACACATATCCTAATAATATAATAATGTGTGCTGCGCGATCTTTAAAATAGTTTTATAGTCGATTAGGCGATAGGACTGATCATTTTTAATGCCACTCTTAAGGTGGACTCAACTAATAATATGGTGACGTCTGGCTATACCCATTCCAGTACCAGTTTTTACAACCAGGATCCGTCGAGTGATGATCAGGAAAATAGCTGCACCTGTTCGCTATCGTATCAGTTacgatatagtgtttttctctcataatagaACAGTATTagtcggcttataagccacacaAACGATCATGCAAACAGGGTGCTAATCCTCCAATCACAAATATATGGCGTAGGTAATATCATTACTCTTTTCTGAAATataaatagagagagagtgaTCGTCCGATGGTCACTCCATGTCCCAATCTATAGCATAAATAAGCTTGACTCGGAGCCTATTTAGATTCATTAGTGCTAATGTAATAGTTAGTTCTACTAGAAGAAAATCAGCTATATAGTTTTTTATTAACATGGCAATCAGTGAACCTATTAAATTGAAGCCCGTTCGGATTCTCTATCTCATAGTTAGGTGGTGTTCGGATCGgctgactaaaatttaggaggtatatTGGAAGGATATTGCATGGGGTGtccggatactaataaaaaaaacaaattacataatccgtcagtactcaatgagacgaattttttaagcctaattaatctattattaacacatgttactgtagcactatattgtcaaatcatggactaattaggtttaaaagattcatctcgtaaactagtcgcaaactatgcaattagtttcgtaattagtctatatttaatactccatacatgtgtccaaacattcaatgaaacagcgactaaaatttaaaaGAGGCAACCAAACATCACTTTAGTACTTCCTCCATCACAGAAATAAGTTCCTGACATGATTTAAGATACCAAGCATTGGAGTCTTTTTTATTTACCTGTTTGTCCTTATTAAATAGCTAGTCGGGCGTCCATCTGATGAATAACCCTCCCCGCCCGACCGGTTACCGAGGCGCGCAATTGGGCAAGCGGCGGGGGTTCGATTCCTGTGTCACCCATTTTGAGGCCACGGGGTAATCTCGCCTAATTTCACTGTTACCAGCTAAATGAATTGCTTTGTGAAAACACTCAAGACCTCCGGAACGAACTTATTTAAGGGATGGAGTAGTACTTAGCTTGGAGAACTTTCTTAATATCTTTTTTTATTAGCTAGACAGTTCATTTTAAGCTATTATTAGTTGAACAAtcaccaccacaaaaataatttGTAAAGACGCTGGGTATTTTGGGTAGAGGCAGCTTAAGGAGCCACCTCTAAAAAATGGTTTTTAAAATGAGGCAtctctaaaaatcaatttttagaaaTAGCACAAAATCTATTTCTTGAGGTGGTTGTACCTAGAGTCATCTCTAAAATAGGTGCAGCATagtaaattcataactttttaaataaagtcggatgaagacaaacatatatcaaagttgtataacttgaagagatctacaactttataattgataacttttttatttcaAACCACTTAAATCCTGAAAATTCTGTTTGAAGTTcatatattttaaaattcaaaatttttgagTTTTTTATACTAACTCGGATGGAGAAAACGACAAAAATCGATGTTATAGATCACAGAAAGATACAAAACATTACCGTTGAAATTTTTTTATGTGAAATAATTTAAGGTCCCAAGATTTAGTTTGAAGTCCTAAAAatatgaaattcaaaattttcaaatgaatttggatggagaaatgacaaaaactaaagttgtagagctcataaagatatacaactttgtagttaatagttttttcatttgaaatcgtcTGTCAAAGAAAAATTTTGATTGAATTTCTcatatttaaaattcaaaattttgaatgaTCTAGAACGGAGAAAGTCGGcaatatctataactttgtagttgaaaaataCTTTTTACTTGAATTCGTTTAAAgtccaaatactcatttcaaaatcgaGTAGAGTGAATACAACGAGGATGTTTGTGCCCTTTAGTCACAAATAACTTTGGGTGTAGTGAATAGTAGAGGAATGCCTGAGGCCTtatgtcctgttcgcttggctgataagtcatgactgaaagtattattgattgatttattgtaagagaaaaatattattcgttggctgaaaaaatacggtctATAAGTCAAACAAATACAGCATTAGTCACGCCGTCACGGGTTCAAGACCACGCGTACATTGCTCCAAAACTCACGTGTGGCCGCCTGACTCCCCCGATTAAAAAGTAATTAGCTTTTTTTCGCCCGATTTATAATGCCTATAATAATTTCATAGAGGGAATGTATTTCGAGCGGGTCTTAAGAAATTGATTTTGaggtggctaggcagccatctcTATAAATCGTTTATTTCTAGCACTCCAACCGCCTTTAAAAAGATCTGAGTAGTACTAAATTAGTAAAGTGTTCTATTAGTTCTAATTTTAGCTTCAATCAATTAAAACGATTTTATTACTACACGAGTTGTGTGCCTTTTTCGGCAGACATGTAGTGGTTTTAACAAGAAGTTAATGAGAATCTAAGAATAAACTTTTGGCAATCCGACATGATATAACCCGACTTTGTGAGAACAAATCATTTTCAGGCACGCAAGTTGTTTACAAAAGGGTAGGTACGACGATGATCAGCGa
This genomic interval carries:
- the LOC136511588 gene encoding protein NRT1/ PTR FAMILY 2.7-like is translated as MEANVPQEGALPRQGLGVDHESLQQPQSDRRKGGWITFPFLGAAMMGLGVATSGVLSNLVVYLIKEYNVPSVDAAQISNIVAGCLSLAPVAGAVVADAFFGCYPIVAISMAFSVLSSVVFTLTASLRGLRPAPCHLSAGPCEPASAGQMAALYAGVFLMCVSAAGSRFNQATMGADQFDSAADRDVLFNWFFVFLYASSVLASTVIVYVQDTVSWTLGFGISAAASVVGLVALLLGTRYYRRSAVRGSPFTGLARVAVAAARKWKVNVRTSGELKFYHGQRRRGDGDDKAGNSDTDLAPSDSFSFLNRAALITDGDTLAAADGSTVTLPWRVCTVQQVEDLKTVLRILPLWSAAIFLSVAIGVQINFTILQALLMDRAVGRFVIPAGSMIVGTLIAVVVSLGLLDRVLLPLWRRLVRHDPTPLQRIGAGHVITIVSMAASAVIERRRLGTVHAHGEEGNPAWVSPLSAMWLLLPFALSGFGEALHFPGQVTLYYQEFPPSLKNTATGMVAMIVALGFYLSTALVGIVRRATAWLPDNMNASRLENLYWLLAVLVSLNFGYYMLCARLYKYQNIGK